One region of Tachysurus fulvidraco isolate hzauxx_2018 chromosome 9, HZAU_PFXX_2.0, whole genome shotgun sequence genomic DNA includes:
- the ptrh1 gene encoding probable peptidyl-tRNA hydrolase, with protein MRRIITNMVRQLLLGNSASLHCEKMSSEITPITSRGKKLVVGLGNPGMNGTRHSVGMAVLAALAESLQVSDQWKPDRHVSGEVIVTAFQDTQIVLLRPKLLMNVNGVSVAKAASRFSIQPEHIVLVHDELDKPLGKIGIKHGGSARGHNGVRSCIDCLHTDVMPRLRIGIGRPSGNTPVDRHVLGRFSKEEQNTLSFVMEQSVEVLLKQITEQQLQPTPAGGSRATRKRKKRPPSAVKEPEEKTTHSLPELPISQ; from the exons ATGAGGAGGATCATAACTAACATGGTTAGACAATTGCTGTTGGGCAATTCAGCTAGTTTACATTGTGAGAAGATGTCTAGTGAAATAACACCCATCACTTCCAGAGGGAAGAAACTG GTGGTAGGACTCGGGAACCCTGGTATGAACGGCACACGGCACAGCGTTGGCATGGCTGTGCTTGCAGCACTGGCAGAGAGTCTGCAAGTGTCTGATCAGTGGAAACCAGACAGACATGTATCAGGAGAGGTTATTGTTACGGCTTTTCAAGACACACAAATTGTCCTCCTCCGGCCAAAACTGCTCATGAATGTCAATGGAGTGAGTGTGGCGAAGGCAG caaGTAGATTTTCTATTCAACCTGAGCACATTGTCTTGGTACACGATGAACTTGACAAACCACTTGGAAAAATTGGCATCAAACATGGAGGGAGTGCAAG GGGTCACAATGGTGTCCGGTCCTGTATCGACTGCCTTCACACAGAT GTTATGCCACGACTGCGAATCGGGATCGGGAGACCCTCAGGAAACACACCCGTGGACAGACATGTTTTGGGGAGGTTTTCTAAAGAAGAGCAGAACACGTTAAGCTTTGTCATGGAGCAGAGTGTAGAAGTTTTATTAAAGCAAATCACAGAGCAACAACTCCAACCaactccagcagggggcagtagAGCAACacggaagaggaaaaaaaggccACCTTCTGCAGTAAAGGAGCCTGAGgaaaaaaccacacacagctTACCTGAACTGCCAATAAGCCAATGA